A region of Chloracidobacterium sp. DNA encodes the following proteins:
- a CDS encoding serine/threonine-protein phosphatase, whose product MFTVEIHATSHIGRVRKGNEDNYLLLNISGAKAWTGSQDDGEFVIESQQFDVDENGIVMAVSDGMGGALAGEVASTMAVETVSEKLLDEDPEETIAADTIDHHLIHKLHSATVFANYLIHQQGRSDPQFQGMGATFTGMGITPKGADIIQVGDSRAYLVRNGKIYQVTKDQSLVQQLIDANQITPEEGETHTLRNVILQALGAQNEIYPVSARVTPHRNDVFLLCSDGLSNKVPAAEMQRIVVDNFDELQNACVELVTEANKNGGEDNITVIVAKFSGEGLSEPIDDEVKLEFLEFGEGLHDTANPDDIDTAENLDITETADSPDK is encoded by the coding sequence ATGTTCACTGTTGAGATACACGCAACCTCACATATCGGACGCGTCCGAAAGGGAAATGAGGACAACTATTTATTGCTCAACATTTCCGGAGCAAAGGCATGGACAGGTTCTCAGGACGACGGTGAATTTGTTATCGAGAGCCAGCAGTTTGACGTTGACGAGAACGGTATCGTAATGGCCGTGTCAGACGGCATGGGCGGAGCACTCGCGGGCGAGGTAGCCAGTACGATGGCCGTCGAGACCGTAAGCGAAAAGCTCCTCGACGAAGACCCGGAAGAAACCATTGCCGCCGATACCATCGATCATCACCTTATCCACAAGCTTCACAGCGCGACGGTTTTTGCTAATTATCTCATTCATCAACAGGGACGCAGCGACCCGCAGTTTCAGGGTATGGGAGCGACGTTTACCGGCATGGGCATAACGCCGAAAGGCGCCGACATTATCCAAGTCGGCGACAGCCGTGCTTATCTTGTGCGTAACGGCAAGATATATCAGGTCACAAAGGATCAATCGCTTGTTCAGCAACTGATCGACGCAAATCAAATCACTCCCGAAGAGGGGGAGACTCATACCCTAAGAAATGTGATCTTGCAGGCGCTCGGCGCTCAGAATGAGATATATCCGGTTTCGGCCCGAGTAACGCCGCATCGGAACGACGTTTTTCTGCTTTGTAGCGATGGGCTATCAAATAAAGTTCCGGCAGCAGAAATGCAGCGGATCGTTGTCGATAATTTCGATGAGCTTCAAAATGCCTGTGTTGAACTGGTAACAGAAGCCAATAAAAATGGCGGCGAAGACAACATCACGGTTATCGTCGCAAAATTTAGTGGTGAAGGCCTGTCAGAACCGATTGATGATGAAGTTAAGCTGGAATTTTTAGAATTTGGAGAGGGCCTTCATGACACAGCAAATCCAGATGATATAGACACCGCAGAGAACCTAGATATAACAGAGACGGCAGACAGTCCGGACAAATAA
- a CDS encoding cystathionine gamma-synthase: MGFSTTAIHAGNEPDIATGAVSVPIYQTSTYAQEGLGRHKGFEYARTQNPTRSALEKNISALENARFGFAFASGMAAIDTTLKLVKSGDHVILGDNTYGGTYRLFSKILSNYGVEFDLADTSDVTGLESAFKPNTKMVFVETPTNPIMTITDLKAVSDMAHANGAKVVCDNTFMSPYFQRPIDHGVDIVVHSTTKYLNGHSDSVGGFIALNDEKDAEWIGFVQNAIGAILSPFDSFLVLRGTKTLAVRMEAHDRNGRVIANFLAEHPKVQKVYYPGLVSHPQHELAKRQQTGFGGMVSFETGSLENAKKVLESVKLCTLGESLGGVESLISHPASMTHASVPKETRDKLGITDGLVRISVGIEDVEDIIADVDQALS; this comes from the coding sequence ATGGGTTTTTCAACAACTGCTATACACGCGGGCAACGAGCCTGACATTGCCACGGGAGCGGTCAGCGTTCCTATTTACCAGACATCGACCTACGCCCAGGAAGGGCTTGGGCGGCATAAGGGTTTCGAGTATGCTCGTACCCAAAATCCGACCCGTTCGGCACTCGAAAAGAACATCTCGGCACTCGAAAATGCACGGTTTGGCTTTGCGTTTGCGTCGGGAATGGCGGCTATCGACACGACGCTAAAGCTTGTAAAATCCGGCGATCACGTTATTCTCGGTGACAACACTTACGGCGGTACGTACAGGCTTTTTAGCAAGATCTTATCGAACTACGGCGTCGAATTTGACCTTGCTGATACATCGGATGTTACAGGGCTTGAAAGTGCATTTAAACCGAACACAAAGATGGTCTTTGTCGAGACTCCGACCAATCCGATCATGACCATTACCGACCTAAAAGCCGTCTCAGATATGGCCCACGCAAACGGTGCCAAGGTCGTCTGCGACAACACGTTCATGTCGCCTTATTTTCAGCGTCCGATCGATCACGGCGTCGATATTGTCGTGCATTCAACGACAAAATACCTGAACGGACACTCGGACAGCGTCGGCGGTTTTATTGCCTTAAATGACGAAAAGGACGCCGAATGGATAGGCTTTGTCCAAAACGCCATTGGAGCGATCCTTTCACCGTTCGACTCGTTTTTGGTGCTACGTGGAACGAAAACGCTTGCTGTTCGGATGGAAGCTCATGATCGTAACGGCCGCGTGATCGCAAATTTTCTTGCCGAGCATCCAAAGGTGCAAAAAGTCTATTATCCCGGCCTTGTATCTCATCCGCAGCATGAATTGGCAAAACGCCAGCAAACAGGCTTCGGCGGGATGGTCTCATTCGAGACAGGCTCGTTAGAAAATGCGAAAAAAGTGCTCGAAAGCGTCAAATTATGTACTCTTGGCGAGAGTCTCGGCGGTGTCGAAAGCCTTATTTCGCACCCTGCTTCTATGACTCACGCATCGGTTCCAAAGGAAACTCGTGATAAACTTGGCATTACCGACGGGCTCGTAAGGATCTCGGTCGGCATCGAGGACGTTGAGGACATTATTGCAGATGTCGATCAGGCTCTTTCATAA
- a CDS encoding PilZ domain-containing protein, whose amino-acid sequence MAEIDLGEAVSPSERRTSERKKLIVDVRFDGGDGTGIANTRDIGVGGMYMTTTADLDTGMPIMMTISINGQKLDLKGVVVYSDPGHGVGVRFKDLNESDEGILRQELALM is encoded by the coding sequence ATGGCTGAGATAGATTTGGGTGAGGCGGTTTCACCATCGGAGAGGCGGACGTCCGAACGTAAGAAGCTGATTGTCGATGTGCGGTTTGACGGCGGCGACGGAACGGGCATCGCGAATACGCGCGACATTGGGGTTGGCGGTATGTATATGACCACGACCGCCGATCTCGATACAGGTATGCCTATCATGATGACCATCAGCATCAACGGCCAGAAACTAGACCTCAAAGGCGTCGTCGTCTATTCCGATCCCGGCCACGGCGTCGGTGTGAGATTCAAGGACCTAAACGAGAGTGACGAAGGCATTCTGCGGCAGGAACTGGCACTAATGTAA
- a CDS encoding carboxylate-amine ligase, which produces MFDQFTLGIEEEFQIVDPETRELKSHVSEILEEGKMLLGEKIKPEMIQSMIEVGTGVCANIQEAREDLSTLRCIISGLAQKKGMAIVAASTHPFSKWSEQEIYDGDRYKLLVDELQMVARSLLIFGLHVHVGIPDLEKRIQVMNAARYFLPHVLALTTSSPFWLGHNSGLKSYRSEVFKKFPRTEIPDTFESYPQFQAYVDLLVKMNCIQNGSKIWWDVRPHHLFPTLEFRICDIPTRVDDTIAIAALFQAIVAKLMVLNEGNIGFRIYKRRLILENKWRAIRYGLDGMMLDLGKQKEVPARDLIRELLDFVDEVVDPLGSRDEINHIHTILERGTSADEQLRVFEESGGDFNAVVDMLMKNTLENVPEKCFD; this is translated from the coding sequence ATGTTCGATCAATTTACCCTAGGCATTGAGGAAGAATTTCAGATAGTCGATCCTGAGACGCGCGAGTTGAAGTCGCATGTTTCCGAGATCCTCGAAGAAGGCAAAATGCTTCTCGGCGAAAAGATCAAGCCTGAGATGATCCAGTCGATGATCGAGGTCGGCACCGGCGTGTGCGCCAATATTCAAGAAGCGCGCGAGGATCTTTCCACGCTGCGCTGCATCATTTCCGGGCTTGCACAGAAAAAGGGAATGGCGATCGTCGCGGCTTCGACGCATCCATTTTCAAAATGGTCGGAGCAGGAGATCTACGACGGCGACAGGTATAAATTGCTGGTTGACGAACTGCAAATGGTCGCCCGCTCGCTATTGATTTTCGGGTTACACGTCCACGTCGGGATACCCGATCTCGAGAAACGTATTCAGGTAATGAACGCGGCACGTTATTTCTTGCCCCATGTCTTGGCATTGACAACGTCGTCGCCTTTCTGGCTGGGACACAACAGCGGGCTGAAATCGTATCGGTCAGAAGTATTTAAGAAATTTCCTCGCACTGAGATTCCCGACACCTTCGAATCGTATCCGCAGTTTCAAGCCTACGTTGACCTCTTGGTCAAGATGAACTGTATCCAGAACGGCTCAAAAATTTGGTGGGACGTACGGCCGCATCACCTGTTCCCGACGCTCGAATTTCGCATCTGCGATATCCCGACGCGCGTTGACGACACTATCGCCATCGCCGCTTTGTTTCAGGCGATCGTCGCAAAATTGATGGTGCTGAATGAGGGCAATATCGGATTTCGCATCTATAAGCGACGTTTGATCCTCGAAAATAAATGGCGGGCGATCCGCTACGGCCTCGACGGAATGATGCTCGATCTCGGCAAACAAAAAGAAGTTCCGGCACGCGACCTGATCCGCGAGTTGCTCGATTTTGTCGATGAGGTCGTCGATCCGCTCGGCTCACGCGACGAGATCAATCATATTCATACGATACTCGAACGCGGCACTTCGGCAGATGAACAGTTGCGTGTTTTCGAAGAATCGGGCGGTGATTTTAACGCCGTCGTCGATATGCTGATGAAGAACACGCTCGAAAATGTACCCGAGAAGTGCTTTGATTAG
- a CDS encoding DUF1003 domain-containing protein, whose translation MPCNAQDLSTVRLFEFLDEDELNELAAVIDSEKIAGGEIIFRAGDLGDCLYIVNFGKVELSIKDKAGQKIVLKVAGEDDLFGEISMLDNRPRSATAVAMTDTELFVLDRDDLLLLFQKKPDAALNMLTAMGDMMREADKLLRTRVSRNVNDEMEEKLPTLQRIADWIAWFSGSMQFLIINGLWFMLWILANTIPPPDKQFDPFPFGLLTMIVSLEAIFLSCFVLISQSRQAAKDKIRADIEYDVNIKAEMEISHLHEKVDHIHEHLARKLDDLEKVLNKG comes from the coding sequence ATGCCCTGTAATGCTCAAGATCTATCCACGGTCAGACTCTTTGAGTTCCTCGACGAAGACGAGCTTAACGAACTAGCCGCCGTGATCGATTCGGAAAAGATCGCTGGCGGAGAAATAATCTTTCGCGCGGGTGATCTTGGCGACTGTCTTTACATAGTAAATTTCGGCAAGGTTGAGCTGTCGATCAAGGACAAGGCTGGGCAAAAGATCGTACTGAAAGTTGCCGGAGAGGACGATCTGTTTGGCGAAATATCGATGCTTGATAATCGCCCACGTTCGGCGACTGCGGTTGCAATGACCGATACAGAACTATTCGTTCTCGACCGCGATGACCTGCTGCTTCTCTTTCAGAAAAAACCCGACGCCGCTCTAAACATGCTCACAGCGATGGGCGACATGATGCGCGAAGCTGACAAGCTGCTACGCACGCGCGTGTCGCGCAATGTTAATGATGAGATGGAAGAAAAGCTGCCCACGCTGCAGCGTATTGCAGACTGGATCGCCTGGTTTTCCGGCAGTATGCAGTTTCTCATCATCAACGGCCTTTGGTTCATGCTCTGGATACTTGCAAACACAATTCCGCCGCCCGATAAGCAGTTCGATCCGTTCCCTTTTGGCCTGCTCACAATGATCGTCTCACTCGAAGCGATCTTCTTGTCATGTTTTGTCTTGATCTCACAAAGCCGTCAGGCAGCAAAAGACAAGATCCGCGCCGACATCGAATACGACGTCAACATCAAAGCCGAGATGGAAATTTCACACCTTCACGAAAAAGTGGATCACATCCACGAACACTTGGCGAGAAAATTAGATGATCTTGAAAAGGTGTTGAATAAAGGCTAG
- a CDS encoding gamma-glutamyl-gamma-aminobutyrate hydrolase family protein (Members of this family of hydrolases with an active site Cys residue belong to MEROPS family C26.), translated as MYDAVTKVTEPEKLPFPYNKSTFCRYEPIEKRIDYAKVLIVNDLLRYESDLSELAHKDWNGTTKSKLEFERKVSGMACNNIAKNVLRLVKNPKTMTVHLSEIADAAEKFAPDAIVMSGTFADFDYYNPDHIASFKKFIQETKIPVLAICGAHQLVAMAFGASLKTLDDLDLDKKRTDRVVEYQYRFVKIVDKTDPIFEGNDDERSGIWQDYTKQDDILRVWQNHGVQVNGLPNGFKLLATSYLCKNQMMVKKSEDQLIYCVQFHLEKSFEDWSKNPTRWEHPNESRDGRVLFESFLRLALEHAHAD; from the coding sequence ATGTACGATGCAGTAACAAAGGTAACCGAGCCCGAAAAGCTTCCTTTTCCGTATAACAAGAGCACGTTTTGCCGTTACGAGCCGATCGAGAAGCGGATCGACTATGCAAAGGTCTTGATCGTCAACGATCTGCTTAGGTACGAGTCCGACCTGTCCGAACTTGCCCACAAAGACTGGAACGGCACGACCAAAAGCAAGCTTGAGTTCGAACGCAAGGTTTCGGGCATGGCTTGCAACAACATTGCAAAAAACGTTTTGCGGCTAGTAAAAAATCCCAAAACAATGACCGTGCATCTCTCAGAGATTGCCGACGCAGCGGAAAAATTTGCTCCGGATGCGATCGTGATGAGCGGAACGTTTGCCGATTTTGATTATTACAATCCCGACCACATAGCGAGCTTTAAGAAATTCATCCAAGAGACAAAAATTCCTGTGCTTGCGATCTGCGGTGCGCATCAATTGGTCGCAATGGCATTTGGGGCGTCGCTTAAAACGCTTGACGATCTAGACCTCGATAAAAAACGCACCGACCGCGTGGTCGAGTATCAATACCGCTTTGTAAAGATCGTCGATAAAACGGATCCGATCTTTGAGGGTAACGATGACGAAAGATCGGGCATTTGGCAGGATTATACAAAGCAGGACGACATCTTGCGCGTCTGGCAAAATCACGGTGTTCAGGTCAACGGACTGCCAAATGGATTTAAGCTTCTTGCCACTTCATATCTCTGCAAAAATCAGATGATGGTCAAGAAATCCGAAGACCAGCTTATTTACTGCGTTCAATTTCACCTCGAAAAATCATTCGAGGACTGGTCAAAAAATCCGACCCGCTGGGAACACCCGAACGAAAGCCGCGACGGCCGCGTTTTGTTTGAGAGTTTTCTTAGATTGGCTCTAGAGCACGCACACGCTGACTAG
- a CDS encoding NADH-quinone oxidoreductase subunit N, with the protein MMSIMFAADLINPNADVKIIRPELVVAVTGIIVMVYDSFFPKQRSVTGTISLLGLAISAALLGTMWDGVYGSTSGWNGMIIHDSLRLSFSFVFLFVTAMTILISTVWVERENVPAGEYHALLMFATFGMMMMAAGNDLVIIFLGLETLSIATYVMAGLRKGDLRSNESAMKYFILGSFASAFLLYGMALIYGATGSTNLTKIAGLMNSPDLSVNFPALLLIGAAMMIVGFGFKIAMAPFHVWTPDVYEGAPTPVTGFMAAGPKAAAFASFVRIFVLGFPLVAGMQASGYLHQTWITAIAVMAMLTMFVGNIAAIMQTNVKRMLAYSSIAHAGYALVGFVGAGMAKTPQARDEAVASVAFYLLTYAVTNLGAFAIVTLLAQKNDRRNDFEDYNGIGFKAPALAFTLSLFMLSLLGLPLTAGFMGKVLVFLPALEAGSVLLTILVVVAVINTAISAYYYLRLIVVMFFRERTSEWSAPKMPVALTAALIITAVGVFYLGIFSDSVIEKFSQSPTSAVRAER; encoded by the coding sequence ATGATGAGTATTATGTTTGCAGCAGACCTGATAAATCCTAATGCCGATGTTAAGATCATTCGTCCAGAATTGGTCGTCGCAGTCACCGGGATCATAGTAATGGTCTATGACAGCTTCTTTCCGAAGCAGCGTTCGGTGACTGGCACGATCTCACTGCTTGGACTCGCCATATCTGCGGCTCTTTTAGGAACAATGTGGGACGGTGTTTACGGCTCGACATCGGGCTGGAACGGAATGATCATCCACGACAGCTTGCGGCTGAGCTTTTCATTCGTTTTTTTATTCGTCACGGCGATGACGATCTTGATATCGACGGTCTGGGTTGAGCGAGAGAATGTTCCAGCCGGCGAATATCATGCGCTTCTGATGTTTGCTACGTTCGGAATGATGATGATGGCGGCGGGCAATGATCTTGTCATCATTTTTCTGGGGCTCGAGACGCTTTCTATTGCAACTTATGTAATGGCAGGGCTTCGCAAAGGGGACCTTCGCTCAAACGAATCCGCGATGAAATATTTCATCCTCGGCTCATTCGCGTCGGCGTTCCTGCTCTATGGAATGGCGCTAATTTATGGAGCGACCGGCTCGACAAATCTCACTAAGATCGCAGGGCTTATGAACAGTCCTGATCTAAGTGTAAATTTCCCAGCGCTTCTGCTCATCGGCGCGGCGATGATGATCGTTGGGTTTGGATTTAAGATCGCTATGGCGCCGTTTCACGTCTGGACGCCTGACGTTTACGAAGGTGCTCCAACGCCTGTCACTGGCTTCATGGCCGCCGGGCCAAAGGCAGCGGCTTTTGCATCGTTCGTACGCATTTTTGTACTCGGCTTTCCGCTTGTCGCAGGGATGCAAGCATCGGGTTACCTTCATCAAACTTGGATAACCGCGATCGCAGTAATGGCGATGCTGACAATGTTTGTGGGCAATATCGCTGCGATCATGCAGACCAACGTCAAACGAATGTTGGCATACTCATCTATCGCACACGCAGGTTACGCGCTGGTTGGTTTTGTCGGCGCCGGAATGGCAAAAACTCCACAAGCCCGCGACGAGGCCGTCGCGTCAGTGGCGTTCTATCTGCTGACCTATGCGGTTACGAATCTCGGAGCCTTTGCAATAGTCACTCTTCTCGCCCAAAAGAATGACCGCCGCAACGATTTCGAAGATTACAACGGCATCGGATTCAAAGCTCCGGCGCTCGCATTCACTCTTTCGCTCTTTATGCTTTCGCTCTTGGGCTTGCCGCTCACTGCTGGCTTTATGGGCAAGGTGCTTGTGTTTCTTCCGGCGTTGGAAGCAGGAAGTGTGCTGCTCACCATCTTGGTCGTTGTTGCGGTGATCAATACCGCGATCTCGGCATACTATTATCTGCGGCTGATCGTCGTGATGTTCTTTCGCGAACGCACGAGCGAATGGAGCGCTCCAAAAATGCCTGTGGCCCTTACTGCGGCACTAATTATTACGGCTGTTGGTGTATTTTATCTAGGAATCTTCAGCGACAGCGTGATCGAAAAGTTTTCCCAATCGCCGACTTCCGCCGTCAGGGCTGAACGTTAA